The following coding sequences lie in one Candidatus Zixiibacteriota bacterium genomic window:
- a CDS encoding adenylosuccinate lyase → MIPRYTPRDIGKLWTDEHKFATWLKVELAVAEVQAQMGIIPASAYHQLKANAKFSVKRIDKIEAEVKHDVIAFLTSVSENVGGAAKYLHFGMTSSDLVDTAQGVTLKEAGELILHRLAAAAREVRKKAIRYKKTPCMGRTHGVHAEPTTIGLKFLLWYMELQRQRERLQHAVKTVAVGKISGAVGNYANLDPKIEAAVCRKLGIAAAPISTQVLQRDRHAEFIAAIALLGASLEKFATEIRALQKTEVLEMEEGFSKGQKGSSAMPHKRNPITCERIAGLARVLRGNMVASYENIPLWHERDITHSSVERVILPDSTALISYMLDLFTQVIANLQVYPKNARRNLELTGGLVFSGRLLLALAAACGSREKAYRMVQRNAMAGWQGRGRFIDLVKADPDIARYLRPQQVEACFDLAYYFRNVDKIYAKCLK, encoded by the coding sequence ATGATTCCGCGTTACACGCCGCGCGACATCGGCAAGCTCTGGACCGATGAGCACAAGTTCGCGACCTGGCTCAAGGTCGAGCTTGCCGTCGCCGAAGTGCAGGCGCAAATGGGTATTATCCCTGCGTCCGCATATCACCAACTCAAGGCGAACGCCAAGTTCTCGGTCAAGCGCATCGACAAGATCGAAGCCGAAGTCAAGCATGATGTCATCGCCTTTCTCACCTCGGTCTCCGAGAACGTCGGTGGAGCCGCCAAGTATCTCCACTTCGGCATGACCTCGTCTGATCTGGTCGATACGGCGCAAGGCGTGACGTTGAAGGAAGCGGGCGAACTGATCCTGCACCGGCTCGCAGCCGCCGCCCGCGAAGTCCGCAAGAAAGCAATTCGCTATAAGAAGACTCCCTGCATGGGGCGAACCCACGGTGTGCACGCCGAACCGACAACCATCGGCCTGAAGTTCCTGCTTTGGTATATGGAGCTGCAGCGCCAGCGCGAACGCCTGCAACATGCCGTCAAGACGGTCGCCGTCGGGAAGATCTCCGGTGCCGTCGGCAACTATGCCAACCTCGACCCCAAAATCGAAGCCGCCGTCTGCCGCAAGCTCGGCATTGCCGCCGCGCCGATTTCGACCCAGGTCCTGCAGCGTGATCGCCATGCCGAGTTCATCGCCGCCATCGCCCTCCTCGGTGCTTCGCTGGAGAAGTTCGCCACCGAAATCCGCGCTCTCCAGAAGACTGAAGTCCTCGAGATGGAAGAGGGTTTCTCGAAAGGCCAGAAGGGCTCGTCGGCGATGCCGCACAAGCGCAATCCCATCACCTGCGAGCGGATCGCCGGACTCGCCCGCGTCCTGCGCGGCAATATGGTCGCGTCCTACGAAAACATCCCCCTCTGGCACGAGCGCGACATCACGCACTCTTCCGTCGAACGCGTCATTCTTCCTGACTCGACCGCGCTCATCTCTTACATGCTCGATCTGTTCACGCAGGTGATCGCTAATCTCCAGGTCTACCCCAAAAACGCACGCCGCAATCTTGAGCTTACCGGCGGCTTGGTGTTCAGCGGCCGGCTGCTCTTGGCGTTGGCCGCGGCTTGCGGTTCTCGTGAAAAAGCCTATCGCATGGTGCAGCGCAATGCCATGGCCGGCTGGCAGGGGAGAGGCCGCTTCATCGACCTGGTCAAAGCCGATCCCGATATCGCTCGCTATCTGCGGCCGCAACAGGTCGAAGCCTGCTTTGACCTTGCTTATTATTTCCGTAATGTCGATAAGATCTATGCGAAGTGCCTGAAATGA
- a CDS encoding phosphatidylserine decarboxylase family protein, which produces MIERDGLRFIVPAALASLLCWLLVYATHSYMGMVLALLATACTGFVIYFFRDPDRTPPAGENSILSPGDGKVIVVEERTFADGTTYNLVSIFLSVFDVHVNRIPISGTVKRVEYIPGRFHRAYEPQAVSENERAEITIASRCGDVRFSQVAGILARRVVCRVREGDTVTRGARCGLIRFGSRVDLFLDHRVHLEVKIGDRVAGGVSVIGRFPQDG; this is translated from the coding sequence ATGATCGAACGCGACGGACTGCGGTTCATCGTCCCGGCCGCGCTGGCCTCCCTCTTGTGCTGGCTGCTGGTCTATGCCACCCACTCCTATATGGGCATGGTTCTGGCGTTGCTGGCGACGGCGTGTACCGGATTTGTCATCTACTTCTTCCGCGATCCTGATCGCACGCCGCCCGCCGGCGAAAACAGCATCCTGTCGCCCGGCGATGGCAAGGTGATCGTCGTCGAAGAGCGCACCTTTGCCGACGGGACAACGTATAATCTGGTGTCGATATTCCTGTCCGTGTTCGATGTGCACGTCAACCGCATCCCGATCAGCGGCACGGTCAAGCGCGTCGAGTATATTCCCGGACGATTTCATCGCGCCTACGAACCGCAGGCTGTTAGCGAGAATGAACGCGCCGAAATCACCATTGCCTCTCGCTGCGGCGATGTCCGCTTCAGTCAGGTCGCCGGAATCCTGGCGCGGCGGGTTGTTTGCCGCGTGCGCGAGGGCGATACCGTCACCCGCGGCGCCCGCTGCGGATTGATCCGCTTCGGCTCGCGCGTCGACCTGTTTCTGGATCACCGCGTCCACCTCGAGGTCAAAATCGGCGACCGTGTCGCCGGAGGAGTCAGCGTCATTGGACGATTCCCGCAAGATGGCTAA
- the pssA gene encoding CDP-diacylglycerol--serine O-phosphatidyltransferase — translation MANFRGIFPGAFTMGNMLCGFFSILSAHNNEPARAAWFVILAAFLDGLDGKVARLSRGTSNFGKELDSLADIVSFGVAPAFLVWSASLGNFDRYGFMIGAVFMMAGAFRLARYNVMADPHTKSHFVGLPIPIAAITVCSYFIFSLSLWQEIRFPELVVGMMIICSALMVSNVFYDSLPERFDRRENRWRMAFILVFLIALLIKPRLALFPFMAAYVLFGVAREAVRIMNNTRRNHRERKDVQE, via the coding sequence ATGGCTAATTTCCGCGGCATCTTCCCCGGCGCCTTCACAATGGGGAACATGCTGTGCGGATTCTTTTCGATCCTCTCGGCGCACAACAACGAGCCGGCGCGCGCCGCTTGGTTTGTCATCCTCGCTGCCTTCCTCGATGGCCTTGACGGCAAAGTTGCCCGCCTCTCACGCGGTACCAGCAACTTTGGCAAAGAACTCGACTCCCTCGCGGACATCGTTTCCTTCGGCGTCGCTCCTGCCTTTCTCGTCTGGTCGGCCAGTCTCGGCAACTTCGACCGCTATGGCTTCATGATCGGCGCCGTCTTTATGATGGCTGGAGCTTTCCGTTTGGCTCGCTATAACGTCATGGCCGACCCGCATACCAAGTCCCACTTCGTCGGTCTGCCGATCCCGATTGCCGCGATCACCGTCTGCTCTTACTTCATCTTCAGCCTCAGCCTCTGGCAAGAGATTCGATTCCCGGAACTCGTTGTTGGAATGATGATTATCTGTTCCGCGCTGATGGTCTCCAACGTGTTCTACGACTCTCTGCCGGAGCGCTTCGACCGCCGAGAAAACCGTTGGCGCATGGCTTTTATTTTGGTATTCTTGATCGCGCTGTTGATAAAACCGCGACTGGCGTTGTTTCCTTTTATGGCCGCTTACGTCCTGTTCGGCGTCGCGCGGGAAGCAGTCCGAATCATGAATAACACTCGTCGAAACCATCGGGAAAGAAAAGATGTCCAAGAATAA
- the purS gene encoding phosphoribosylformylglycinamidine synthase subunit PurS yields the protein MSKNKKVVCRVRLKDGVLDPQGVTIKHALEQLGFADVLDVRSGKVFELTFKDTANGNLKAMTEEICRKVLANPVIEEFEVGEV from the coding sequence ATGTCCAAGAATAAGAAGGTTGTGTGCCGGGTTCGGCTCAAAGACGGCGTCCTTGATCCTCAGGGCGTCACGATCAAACATGCCCTGGAACAACTGGGTTTTGCCGACGTTCTTGATGTTCGTTCCGGTAAGGTCTTTGAACTCACCTTCAAAGACACTGCCAACGGCAATCTCAAGGCGATGACTGAGGAGATTTGCCGCAAAGTCCTGGCCAATCCGGTCATCGAAGAATTCGAAGTCGGAGAAGTGTAA
- the purQ gene encoding phosphoribosylformylglycinamidine synthase subunit PurQ: protein MRFGVVTFPGSNCDYDSFMVIREQLGEQAEFIWHKDHNLAGFDCIILPGGFSYGDYLRSGAIARYSPVMKSVIQYVNDGGLVIGICNGFQVLLESGLLPGAMLRNKTLRFICKHVYLRCETTDSPFSNCLAVGEVLKIPIAHTDGNYYWYTGDVAELERNNQVIFRYSTPEGEITAPANPNGSINNIAGLCNRRRNVFGMMPHPERASEALLGSADGLKIFQSILAYARSGVTA from the coding sequence TTGCGTTTCGGAGTTGTCACCTTTCCCGGTTCCAACTGCGACTATGATTCCTTCATGGTTATCCGCGAGCAATTGGGCGAGCAGGCGGAGTTCATCTGGCACAAAGACCATAACCTGGCTGGTTTTGACTGCATCATCCTTCCCGGCGGCTTCTCTTACGGTGATTATCTGCGTTCCGGTGCGATTGCGCGTTACTCGCCAGTGATGAAATCGGTTATCCAATACGTCAATGACGGCGGTCTTGTGATCGGCATCTGCAACGGCTTCCAGGTGTTGCTCGAATCCGGGCTGCTCCCGGGCGCGATGCTGCGCAATAAGACTCTCCGTTTTATCTGCAAGCACGTCTACTTGCGCTGTGAAACGACCGACTCGCCGTTTTCGAATTGCCTCGCCGTTGGGGAAGTCCTGAAAATCCCGATCGCCCACACCGACGGCAATTATTACTGGTACACGGGTGACGTTGCCGAATTAGAACGCAACAATCAGGTGATCTTCCGGTATAGTACGCCGGAAGGCGAAATCACGGCACCGGCCAACCCCAACGGCAGCATCAACAATATCGCCGGCCTGTGTAATCGTCGACGCAATGTGTTCGGCATGATGCCGCACCCCGAACGCGCCAGCGAGGCGCTGCTGGGTTCCGCCGACGGCCTCAAAATCTTTCAGTCGATACTCGCCTATGCGCGATCGGGAGTGACCGCTTGA
- a CDS encoding DUF4321 domain-containing protein — protein MKKSEIVFLIVSLLLAAIVGGLLGDIIGEFLPQGVAKTLFQKHLSIGFSPVSLDLFSIALTLGLMIKINFVSVLFVVMVIIYFRWWYI, from the coding sequence TTGAAAAAGAGCGAGATCGTCTTTCTGATTGTCTCACTCCTGCTGGCGGCGATTGTCGGGGGACTCTTGGGCGACATCATCGGCGAGTTCTTGCCCCAGGGCGTCGCTAAAACGTTGTTTCAGAAGCATCTGTCGATCGGATTCAGTCCCGTTTCCCTCGACCTGTTTTCCATCGCCCTGACGCTCGGATTGATGATCAAAATCAATTTTGTCAGCGTACTCTTTGTGGTGATGGTAATCATCTATTTTCGCTGGTGGTATATTTAG
- a CDS encoding twin-arginine translocase TatA/TatE family subunit, which translates to MPNLGFQELIIIFLIVLLLFGAKKIPDIAAGLGRGIRDFKRAMKDTGDEIQKSTTTDPSAPNSSAAPDKKE; encoded by the coding sequence ATGCCGAATCTCGGTTTTCAGGAACTCATCATTATCTTCTTGATCGTGCTGCTGTTGTTCGGCGCCAAGAAGATACCGGATATCGCTGCCGGCCTCGGCCGCGGCATCCGCGACTTCAAACGGGCCATGAAGGATACCGGAGACGAAATCCAGAAGTCGACCACAACCGATCCATCCGCCCCGAACTCGTCCGCGGCGCCCGACAAGAAGGAATAA